From one Gadus morhua chromosome 8, gadMor3.0, whole genome shotgun sequence genomic stretch:
- the LOC115549388 gene encoding uncharacterized protein LOC115549388: protein MSLLNHTTDNSLIFQKMRETFLHRQKLVNDPGRSVDILSSFPRFLDTKGLVDQDFTLLFDDDTSSRLLQKWDLFFKPNVIKEAKQLTSTPELRHLVQSAESPQGDDLDEETTYDQEMASLLLLLHLLPPPPGGLKSPKISASDAVERLVVFHKSCCSLEEHLRNQQGRQPYLLAVGSQKSKIDSFYITMDKHLIPCKAIRFLGACDELFKAHFVFNLSYDVALVNFYTFLQTTVYNIDVGKMKESPRLRELRARLLNHPGALTPCE from the exons ATGTCTTTGCTCAACCATACCACAGACAATTCCCTGATTTTCCAGAAGATGAGAGAGACCTTTCTGCACCGTCAGAAGCTCGTTAATGACCCAGGCAGAAGTGTTGATATCCTCTCCAGCTTCCCAAGATTCCTGGATACAAAAGGATTG GTGGACCAAGACTTCACTCTCCTATTTGATGATGACACATCCtccaggcttcttcagaaatgGGATTTGTTCTTCAAGCCAAATGTCATAAAAGAGGCTAAGCAGCTCACTTCAACACCAGAGTTGCGTCACTTGGTGCAGTCAGCAGAAAGTCCCCAAGGAGATGATCTTGATGAGGAAACAA CCTACGACCAAGAAATGGCCTCTCTGTTGTTGCTGTTACATCTCCTTCCACCACCTCCAGGGGGACTGAAGTCTCCAAAAATTAGTGCATCTGATGCAGTTGAGAGACTTGTTGTCTTTCATAAG TCATGCTGCAGTTTGGAGGAGCATCTCCGCAACCAGCAGGGTCGACAGCCATACCTCCTTGCGGTCGGGAGTCAGAAGAGCAAGATTGACAGCTTCTACATCACCATGGATAAGCATCTCATCCCATGCAAGGCAATCCGCTTCCTCGGGGCATGCGATGAACTTTTCAAAGCACATTTTGTGTTTAATTTGTCTTACGATGTGGCACTAGTGAATTTTTACACGTTCTTGCAGACAACAGTGTATAACATTGATGTGGGGAAAATGAAGGAGTCGCCCAGACTTAGAGAATTGAGAGCGAGACTGCTTAACCATCCAGGAGCACTTACACCTTGTGAATAA